The following proteins are co-located in the Hydrogenispora ethanolica genome:
- the accC gene encoding acetyl-CoA carboxylase biotin carboxylase subunit — MFQKILIANRGEIALRIIRACKEMGIGTVAIYSEADRDSLHVHYADEAFCVGPAPGNRSYLNIPNIISTATIAGVDAIHPGYGFLAENARFAEICETHHIKFIGPPAAAIEKMGDKAVAKQTMKDAGVPVVPGSDGIIENETVAMEMAEAIGFPVIIKASAGGGGKGMRVVRDSSELLNAYRMAQAEADASFGNSEVYMEKYIEEPRHIEVQLLLDEHGNGVYLGERDCSVQRRHQKVLEESPSPAVSPETRRRIGEAALKGALSVGYTNAGTIEFLLDKNGQFYFMEMNTRIQVEHPVTEMVTGIDLVKEQIRVAAGEPLGVTQEDIRIKGHSIECRVNAEDPDKNFMPSPGRITLYHLPGGPGIRVDSAAYQGYAVPPFYDSMIAKLIVWEEDREAAIARMLRALEEFEIQGVKTTIPFHVKVLNNRYFRSGDFYTNFIQTRIFGDKTDITDGESD; from the coding sequence ATGTTTCAAAAGATTTTAATCGCCAACCGGGGCGAGATCGCGCTCCGCATCATCCGCGCCTGCAAAGAGATGGGCATCGGAACCGTGGCGATCTACTCGGAGGCCGATCGCGACTCCTTGCATGTGCATTACGCCGATGAAGCCTTTTGCGTGGGCCCGGCGCCGGGCAACCGCAGTTATTTGAATATACCCAATATCATCAGTACCGCCACCATTGCCGGAGTGGACGCCATTCATCCTGGCTATGGTTTTTTAGCCGAGAATGCCCGCTTTGCGGAGATTTGCGAGACGCATCACATTAAATTCATCGGGCCGCCGGCCGCCGCCATCGAGAAGATGGGCGACAAGGCCGTGGCCAAACAGACGATGAAAGACGCCGGCGTGCCGGTGGTTCCAGGCTCGGACGGGATCATTGAGAACGAGACCGTGGCGATGGAAATGGCGGAAGCCATCGGCTTTCCGGTGATCATCAAGGCATCCGCCGGCGGCGGAGGCAAAGGGATGCGGGTGGTCCGCGACAGCTCGGAACTGTTGAACGCGTACCGGATGGCGCAAGCCGAGGCCGACGCCTCGTTCGGCAATTCCGAAGTGTATATGGAGAAATATATCGAGGAGCCACGCCATATCGAAGTCCAGCTGCTCCTGGACGAACACGGCAACGGCGTCTATCTGGGCGAACGGGACTGCTCGGTCCAGCGCCGCCACCAGAAGGTGCTGGAGGAGTCGCCCTCGCCGGCGGTCTCGCCGGAGACCCGCCGCCGCATTGGGGAAGCGGCGCTCAAGGGCGCCCTGTCGGTAGGGTATACCAACGCCGGGACCATCGAATTCCTGCTGGACAAGAACGGCCAGTTCTATTTCATGGAGATGAACACCCGGATCCAGGTGGAGCACCCGGTGACCGAGATGGTGACCGGCATCGACCTGGTGAAGGAGCAGATCCGGGTCGCCGCCGGCGAACCGTTGGGAGTCACCCAGGAAGATATCCGGATCAAGGGCCATTCCATCGAGTGCCGGGTCAATGCCGAGGATCCAGATAAGAATTTCATGCCGTCGCCGGGCCGGATCACCTTGTACCATCTGCCGGGCGGTCCGGGGATCCGGGTTGACAGCGCGGCCTATCAAGGGTATGCGGTGCCGCCGTTTTACGATTCGATGATCGCCAAGCTGATCGTCTGGGAGGAGGACCGGGAGGCGGCCATCGCCCGCATGCTCCGGGCGTTGGAGGAGTTCGAGATCCAGGGCGTCAAAACGACGATCCCCTTCCATGTCAAAGTCCTGAATAATCGGTACTTCCGCAGCGGCGATTTTTATACCAACTTCATTCAGACGCGAATTTTCGGCGACAAAACAGACATAACGGACGGGGAGTCCGATTAA
- a CDS encoding Asp23/Gls24 family envelope stress response protein — MEQTGRYEGGTIRIANEVVKIIAGLAATEVKGVAGMSGGVVDGFAELLKRKNLSKGVKVEVGEKQAAVDLFIVIEFGANVPETAMLVQENVKRAIESMTGLDVIEVNVHIQGVEFKQEETETKVL; from the coding sequence ATGGAGCAAACAGGTCGGTACGAGGGCGGTACGATCCGGATCGCCAATGAAGTCGTCAAAATCATCGCCGGCTTGGCGGCGACCGAAGTTAAAGGAGTCGCCGGGATGAGCGGCGGCGTAGTCGATGGTTTTGCCGAATTGTTAAAACGAAAGAATCTTTCCAAAGGCGTCAAAGTCGAGGTCGGAGAGAAACAAGCCGCGGTCGATCTCTTTATCGTCATTGAATTTGGAGCGAATGTCCCGGAAACAGCCATGTTGGTCCAGGAGAACGTGAAACGGGCCATCGAGAGCATGACCGGTTTGGATGTCATTGAAGTAAACGTCCATATCCAGGGCGTGGAGTTTAAACAGGAAGAGACGGAAACGAAAGTCCTGTAG
- the amaP gene encoding alkaline shock response membrane anchor protein AmaP, which produces MQKEGVIERMKVWERLISLLAGIILVVLAVTLTLLAFGQAGPTILEELVRINDNPINLWALEVAIIALILAVFLIQMALRMRREEKTVIYQTQFGEIRITVSAIENLALRACKKVRGVRDAHVGVRADKLTGLDVYIEVTASPDMAIPQIKAEIESKVSDYIFETVGMHVNAVKVLVTKIAAETRTRVE; this is translated from the coding sequence TTGCAAAAGGAAGGTGTTATCGAGCGGATGAAAGTCTGGGAACGATTAATCAGTCTGTTGGCGGGTATTATATTAGTTGTCCTGGCGGTTACCCTCACGCTGCTGGCCTTCGGACAGGCCGGTCCGACCATCTTGGAGGAACTGGTTCGGATAAACGACAACCCCATCAATCTTTGGGCGTTGGAAGTGGCGATCATCGCGTTGATTCTGGCGGTATTCCTGATCCAGATGGCCCTGCGGATGCGGCGCGAGGAAAAAACGGTGATCTACCAGACTCAGTTCGGCGAGATCCGGATTACCGTATCGGCCATTGAAAACCTGGCCTTGCGGGCCTGCAAGAAAGTGCGGGGCGTACGCGACGCTCACGTCGGCGTCCGGGCCGACAAGCTGACCGGACTGGATGTTTATATCGAAGTCACCGCCAGTCCGGATATGGCCATCCCGCAGATCAAGGCGGAGATCGAGTCCAAGGTGAGCGACTATATCTTTGAGACCGTGGGAATGCACGTCAATGCAGTCAAAGTGCTGGTGACAAAGATCGCTGCCGAAACCCGGACCCGGGTTGAATAG
- a CDS encoding DUF2273 domain-containing protein: MNEFLKDTLPKLVGYKGRIFGSAIGFIAGLLWAFMGFWRALAFVFCILLGFYLGKRIDQKGSLRELLSRVIPPND; this comes from the coding sequence GTGAATGAATTTCTAAAAGATACTCTGCCGAAGCTGGTGGGTTATAAAGGGCGGATCTTCGGAAGCGCCATCGGATTTATCGCCGGTTTGCTCTGGGCGTTTATGGGATTTTGGCGGGCGTTGGCCTTTGTTTTTTGTATTTTGTTAGGTTTTTACCTCGGTAAGCGAATTGACCAAAAAGGTTCCTTGCGGGAACTTTTGAGCAGAGTCATTCCACCCAATGATTGA
- the nusB gene encoding transcription antitermination factor NusB — protein sequence MSRHEARDLAFKILFQADVGKNPWQEVLPRTIRENSLPESSQAFLTELVKGTIKNLGAIDAEIVKYAQDWKLERMANTDRNILRIAIYELKFSAAKTPVSVTVNEAVELAKTYGDQDSGKFVNGILGNLARNLAAASAPPAEPAPAPAADSKSDEES from the coding sequence ATGAGTCGACACGAAGCCAGAGACTTGGCGTTTAAAATCTTATTTCAGGCGGATGTGGGAAAAAATCCCTGGCAAGAGGTTTTGCCCCGCACCATTCGCGAGAATTCCCTGCCCGAATCTTCCCAGGCTTTCCTGACCGAGCTGGTGAAAGGGACCATCAAAAACCTCGGCGCCATCGACGCCGAGATCGTCAAATATGCTCAGGATTGGAAGCTGGAGCGGATGGCCAACACTGATCGGAATATTTTACGGATTGCCATCTATGAGTTGAAATTCTCCGCGGCCAAGACGCCGGTCAGCGTCACGGTGAACGAAGCGGTGGAGCTGGCCAAGACCTACGGCGATCAGGACTCCGGGAAGTTTGTCAACGGCATCCTGGGCAATTTGGCCCGCAATTTGGCGGCAGCCTCCGCCCCACCGGCCGAACCGGCGCCGGCGCCGGCGGCTGATTCGAAATCAGACGAAGAGAGTTGA